The following is a genomic window from Caproiciproducens sp. CPB-2.
GACCAACCTGCTGCTTATCCGGGCCCGAGATCACGATTTTGTTTGCGGCCGGGCACTCGATGGAAATGCCATCGATCTCAGGGACGATCACCTGATGAGAATAACCGAGATTCATCACAAGGTTCTTGCCCTGCTTCTGCACACGGTAGCCGACGCCCAAAACGTCAAGCTCCTTTTTGAATCCGTCCGTTACGCCGACGACCATGTTGTGGATCAGCGTGCGGGTCAGACCGTGCAGTGACCTGTTTTCTTTTTCGTCGTTGGGACGGGTGACGAGCACCTCGCTGCCCTCCACAGAAACGCTCATGTTGTGATGAATTTTCTGGGTC
Proteins encoded in this region:
- the rplF gene encoding 50S ribosomal protein L6, with protein sequence MSRIGRKPINIPAGVTVKADGNVVTVKGPKGTLTQKIHHNMSVSVEGSEVLVTRPNDEKENRSLHGLTRTLIHNMVVGVTDGFKKELDVLGVGYRVQKQGKNLVMNLGYSHQVIVPEIDGISIECPAANKIVISGPDKQQVGQFAAEVREKRPPEPYKGKGIRYTGEFVRHKEGKAGKGAKK